The following proteins are co-located in the Paenibacillus sp. FSL H8-0079 genome:
- the ccpA gene encoding catabolite control protein A, with product MTVTIYDVAREAGVSMATVSRVVNNNPNVKPQTRKKVYEAIERLGYRPNAVARGLASKKTTTVGVVIPDISNSTFAEIARGIEDIANMYHYNIILCNADKKKEKEIRVINTLLEKQVDGLLFMGGTVTDEHIQAFQSAAVPIVLCATSDEKGSFPSVDIDHEAAAFDAVNTLIRHGHKEIAMISGTLQDPANGYARFQGYKKALEAAGMEYQEDLVRIGNYRYESGVEAMKYFLGLKKKPSAIFAATDEMAIGAIHSIQDEGLKVPDDFSIISVDNIRMASMVRPQLTTVAQPMYDLGAVAMRLLTKLMKKENVENPRVILPHETILRLSVSHADVV from the coding sequence GTGACGGTAACCATTTATGATGTGGCACGTGAAGCTGGAGTGTCTATGGCAACGGTATCACGGGTAGTTAATAATAACCCTAATGTCAAACCGCAAACGCGGAAAAAAGTATATGAAGCCATCGAGCGGTTGGGATATCGTCCAAATGCGGTAGCCAGAGGTCTGGCAAGCAAGAAGACAACCACGGTCGGGGTCGTTATACCGGATATTTCGAACTCAACCTTCGCGGAGATTGCCCGCGGAATTGAAGATATTGCGAATATGTATCACTACAATATTATTTTGTGTAATGCGGATAAGAAGAAAGAAAAAGAAATTCGTGTTATTAACACTCTGCTTGAAAAACAAGTAGACGGACTGCTCTTCATGGGCGGAACAGTAACGGACGAACACATTCAGGCGTTCCAGTCTGCGGCTGTGCCGATCGTACTTTGTGCAACGAGTGATGAGAAGGGATCATTCCCTTCTGTGGATATTGACCATGAGGCAGCTGCGTTTGACGCGGTAAACACCTTGATTCGTCATGGACACAAGGAAATCGCAATGATCAGTGGTACACTGCAAGATCCTGCGAATGGATATGCTCGTTTCCAAGGTTACAAGAAAGCACTGGAAGCAGCAGGCATGGAATACCAAGAGGATCTGGTACGTATTGGTAACTATCGTTATGAATCAGGTGTGGAAGCAATGAAGTATTTCCTCGGACTGAAGAAGAAACCGTCGGCGATCTTTGCTGCAACAGATGAAATGGCGATTGGTGCCATTCACAGCATTCAGGATGAAGGCCTGAAAGTACCGGATGATTTCTCCATTATTAGTGTGGATAACATCCGTATGGCTTCCATGGTGCGTCCTCAGTTGACGACAGTGGCTCAGCCAATGTACGATCTTGGCGCGGTAGCAATGCGTTTGCTGACCAAGCTGATGAAGAAGGAAAATGTGGAGAACCCACGGGTTATTTTGCCGCATGAAACGATTCTTCGTCTGTCTGTAAGTCACGCAGATGTAGTTTAA
- a CDS encoding 5'-methylthioadenosine/adenosylhomocysteine nucleosidase, with amino-acid sequence MRETIGIIGAMDEEVELLLAGMKQLETVKQTGITYVAGEWLGKQIVVCKSGVGKVNAAVTTQILIDRFQVNRIIFTGVAGAVNPELNIGDMVISSLCVQHDMDVTPLGFERGVIPYQETSAFPAEASLIALAEEACKAQGANYLIGKVLSGDQFIANKDTVNMLYTEMDGACAEMEGAAVAQVCYMNRVPFVVLRGMSDKADGSAHVNFAEFTVESSQRSHRIVEHMLGNM; translated from the coding sequence ATGCGTGAAACGATTGGTATTATCGGAGCGATGGATGAGGAAGTAGAGCTTTTACTGGCAGGTATGAAGCAACTTGAGACGGTCAAACAAACCGGGATTACATACGTTGCAGGCGAGTGGCTTGGCAAGCAAATCGTTGTCTGTAAATCTGGTGTAGGTAAAGTAAACGCAGCGGTTACGACACAGATCTTGATTGATCGCTTTCAGGTTAATCGCATTATCTTCACAGGTGTTGCGGGTGCAGTTAACCCGGAGTTGAACATTGGAGATATGGTTATATCGTCCTTGTGTGTACAGCATGACATGGATGTAACACCACTTGGATTCGAACGCGGGGTAATTCCTTACCAGGAGACATCTGCATTCCCAGCCGAGGCTTCGCTTATTGCGCTGGCTGAAGAAGCATGTAAAGCTCAGGGAGCCAATTACCTGATTGGTAAAGTGTTATCGGGAGACCAATTTATCGCCAATAAAGATACGGTTAATATGTTATATACTGAAATGGACGGTGCATGTGCCGAAATGGAAGGGGCGGCAGTCGCTCAGGTCTGTTACATGAATCGTGTACCATTTGTTGTCCTGCGTGGTATGTCAGATAAAGCGGATGGCTCGGCGCATGTTAACTTTGCTGAATTTACTGTGGAATCTTCGCAGCGTTCACACCGCATTGTGGAGCATATGTTAGGAAATATGTAA
- the ptsP gene encoding phosphoenolpyruvate--protein phosphotransferase, whose product MKIQGINGAAGIAIGKAFVLPSWEWDLPDQKMDSVDLAQEFERLYEGIRTSKDEIEYIKNEFKEVVGPEESSIFDAHLAILEDPVFMNEIRGIIERQYKAAEVAVKEAIDHFVTMFDLLEDEYMKERAIDIKDVGNRLLKHLLGAPEITLPSDTQPYVLVAKELSPSQLAHLNPTHVLGIVTLIGGKTSHSAIMARALGIPLVSGLEASLGMPVETGDMLVVDGDNGLVFTDPDRKTIERYTMLRSKQLKKKEQLQVLATVDAVTKDGAVLHLASNISSVKELDMALKHGAKGVGLFRTEFLYMDRATFPGEQEQYEVYRLVAEKTAGQSVVIRTLDIGGDKQLDYFELPEEDNPFLGYRAIRISLDRKDLFKTQLTAILRASAAGNVKIMYPMISSVEELQQANEILREAMSDLDERGLSYDPHIQVGIMIEVPAAVMIADLLAEEADFFSIGTNDLVQYVLAVDRMNEQIAHMYHPYHPAVLRMLRATADAAHTAGIDVSVCGEMAGDERAIPLWLELGIRHLSMSPQSLLRVKHRVLNTTASAAKEEARKCFALRTSGDIEERLQVFNDSTGSPDEQSGSNAS is encoded by the coding sequence ATGAAGATACAAGGCATCAACGGAGCTGCAGGCATAGCCATCGGCAAAGCATTTGTCCTGCCCAGTTGGGAATGGGATCTGCCGGATCAGAAGATGGACTCGGTGGATCTCGCCCAGGAGTTCGAACGGCTGTATGAGGGCATACGGACATCAAAGGATGAGATCGAATATATCAAAAATGAGTTCAAGGAAGTCGTTGGTCCAGAGGAGTCCAGTATTTTTGATGCACATCTGGCGATCCTCGAAGATCCGGTATTCATGAACGAAATTCGCGGCATTATCGAACGTCAATACAAGGCGGCAGAAGTGGCGGTCAAAGAAGCCATTGACCATTTTGTCACGATGTTTGATCTGCTGGAAGATGAGTATATGAAGGAGCGGGCTATTGACATCAAGGATGTGGGTAACCGTCTGCTCAAGCATTTGCTCGGCGCACCCGAGATTACACTTCCTTCGGATACCCAGCCTTATGTACTCGTTGCGAAAGAGTTGTCGCCATCTCAACTGGCACATCTGAATCCCACTCATGTGCTAGGTATTGTAACCTTGATTGGTGGGAAAACATCACATTCTGCGATTATGGCTCGTGCACTTGGCATTCCTCTCGTTTCCGGTCTGGAAGCGAGTCTTGGCATGCCGGTAGAGACAGGGGATATGCTTGTGGTAGATGGTGACAATGGTTTGGTATTTACCGATCCGGACCGCAAGACAATTGAACGGTATACGATGCTGCGCAGTAAGCAACTGAAGAAAAAGGAACAACTTCAAGTGCTTGCTACGGTAGATGCCGTAACTAAAGACGGGGCCGTATTACATCTTGCTTCCAATATCAGTTCCGTGAAGGAACTGGACATGGCTTTGAAACATGGAGCGAAGGGCGTAGGTTTGTTCCGGACAGAGTTCCTGTATATGGATCGGGCTACGTTCCCAGGTGAGCAAGAACAGTATGAGGTATACCGCCTTGTGGCAGAGAAAACAGCAGGCCAATCCGTTGTCATTCGTACACTGGATATTGGTGGTGACAAGCAACTCGATTATTTTGAACTGCCAGAGGAAGATAATCCGTTTCTGGGTTACCGTGCCATTCGGATTAGTCTGGACCGCAAGGATCTGTTCAAAACACAGCTTACAGCCATTCTGCGTGCCAGTGCTGCCGGTAATGTCAAAATCATGTATCCGATGATCTCATCGGTGGAAGAGCTTCAGCAGGCCAATGAGATTCTTCGTGAGGCGATGTCCGATCTGGACGAGCGGGGACTGTCATATGATCCTCACATTCAGGTGGGGATCATGATTGAAGTTCCAGCAGCGGTGATGATTGCAGATCTGCTCGCTGAGGAAGCGGATTTCTTCAGTATTGGTACAAACGATCTGGTTCAATATGTATTGGCAGTAGATCGAATGAACGAACAGATTGCCCATATGTATCATCCGTATCATCCGGCTGTTCTACGGATGCTTCGTGCCACAGCAGATGCGGCTCACACGGCCGGAATTGATGTTAGTGTGTGCGGAGAGATGGCAGGGGACGAACGTGCCATTCCGCTTTGGTTGGAGCTTGGCATTCGCCACTTGAGTATGTCTCCACAATCCCTGCTGCGTGTGAAACACAGAGTGCTGAACACAACGGCATCGGCAGCCAAAGAAGAAGCTCGTAAGTGCTTCGCCTTGCGAACCAGTGGAGATATTGAGGAGCGCCTACAGGTTTTTAATGATTCCACAGGTAGTCCAGACGAACAAAGTGGTTCGAATGCATCATGA
- the acsA gene encoding acetate--CoA ligase — MSQAHGEMLQTVVSESNLGDYTEARSRFDWESVERHFTWHASGKVNMAHEAIDRHLLEGRGGRTALLYSDASREEAYTFADLSEQSSRFGNVLRKYGIAKGERVFIFMPRSPELYFSLLGILKAGAIAGPLFEAFMETAVKDRLEDSGAVALVTTPELLGRIKRSELPELKHIFIVGGGAQTEEGLIDFDAEMSAASDEMEVEWLNREDGLLIHYTSGSTGKPKGVYHVQNAMIQHYYTGKVVLDLREDDVYWCTADPGWVTGTSYGIFAPWLNGVTNVIRGGRFSPQDWYSTIQKNKVTIWYSAPTAFRMLMGAGEETIAQHDLSSLRHVMSVGEPLNPEVVRWGWKAYGQRIHDTWWMTETGAQLICNYPGMPIKPGSMGRPLPGIEAAIIDDRGQELPPYSMGNLAIRTPWPSMMAKIWNNPAKYEEYFRFTGWYVSGDSAYMDEEGYFWFQGRIDDVINSSGERIGPFEVESKLVEHPAVAEAGVIGKPDVTRGEIIKAFVALREGYEPTPELKEEIYRFVKEGLSAHAAPREIEFKDKLPKTRSGKIMRRVLKAWELDLPAGDLSTIED, encoded by the coding sequence ATGAGTCAAGCACATGGTGAGATGCTGCAAACGGTTGTGTCCGAATCTAACCTGGGCGATTACACGGAGGCGAGAAGCCGGTTCGATTGGGAATCGGTGGAAAGGCACTTTACGTGGCACGCCAGCGGAAAAGTGAACATGGCACATGAAGCGATTGACCGTCATTTACTGGAAGGAAGGGGCGGAAGAACCGCTTTATTGTATAGTGATGCTTCGCGTGAAGAGGCCTATACCTTTGCTGATCTGAGTGAACAGTCGAGTCGGTTCGGGAATGTTCTCCGCAAATATGGCATAGCCAAAGGGGAACGTGTGTTTATTTTTATGCCGCGAAGCCCGGAGCTGTATTTTAGTCTTTTGGGTATATTGAAGGCTGGAGCCATCGCTGGCCCTTTGTTCGAAGCTTTTATGGAAACGGCTGTGAAGGATCGGCTGGAGGATAGCGGTGCTGTAGCACTTGTCACGACTCCAGAATTGCTGGGACGAATCAAACGTTCCGAACTGCCTGAACTCAAACATATCTTTATTGTGGGTGGCGGCGCACAAACGGAAGAAGGACTTATTGATTTTGATGCAGAGATGTCTGCAGCTTCGGATGAGATGGAAGTGGAGTGGTTGAATCGTGAGGATGGTTTGTTGATTCACTATACCTCAGGCTCAACGGGTAAACCCAAAGGGGTCTACCATGTTCAGAATGCCATGATTCAGCACTATTATACAGGTAAGGTTGTTCTGGATTTGCGTGAAGATGACGTGTACTGGTGCACAGCTGATCCTGGTTGGGTGACAGGCACCTCTTATGGGATCTTTGCTCCGTGGCTTAATGGAGTAACCAATGTGATACGTGGTGGTCGTTTCAGTCCTCAAGATTGGTACAGCACCATCCAGAAGAACAAAGTCACCATCTGGTACAGCGCACCAACAGCCTTCCGTATGCTGATGGGAGCAGGGGAGGAGACGATTGCCCAGCATGATCTGAGCAGCCTGCGTCACGTGATGTCTGTCGGTGAACCGCTCAATCCGGAGGTTGTTCGATGGGGATGGAAAGCCTATGGTCAGCGAATTCATGATACATGGTGGATGACCGAAACAGGTGCGCAGCTGATCTGTAACTATCCCGGAATGCCGATCAAGCCTGGCTCCATGGGACGTCCATTGCCTGGAATTGAGGCAGCTATTATTGATGATCGCGGGCAGGAATTGCCGCCGTACAGTATGGGCAATCTGGCCATACGAACACCTTGGCCATCCATGATGGCGAAGATCTGGAATAATCCTGCGAAATACGAGGAGTATTTCAGGTTTACGGGCTGGTATGTATCTGGCGACTCTGCTTACATGGATGAAGAAGGATATTTCTGGTTCCAGGGACGGATTGATGATGTAATTAACTCGTCAGGCGAGCGTATTGGACCCTTTGAGGTGGAGAGTAAGCTCGTGGAGCATCCTGCGGTAGCAGAGGCGGGTGTAATCGGTAAGCCAGATGTGACACGTGGGGAGATTATCAAGGCCTTTGTAGCGCTTCGTGAAGGATATGAGCCGACCCCGGAGCTAAAAGAAGAGATTTATCGTTTTGTAAAAGAAGGCCTGTCTGCTCACGCTGCTCCGCGTGAGATTGAGTTTAAGGATAAACTGCCTAAGACACGTTCCGGCAAGATCATGCGCCGTGTACTGAAAGCCTGGGAGCTTGATCTGCCAGCAGGGGATCTATCCACCATTGAAGACTAA
- the ytxJ gene encoding bacillithiol system redox-active protein YtxJ translates to MADMTKMTSIEQLNSAVEATKDQPLLLFKHSTRCPISSNAYQEMNDYLHNNPNEQVKYGIIYVVEDRSVSNEAADKLGVKHESPQAILIKKGIPVWHTSHSDITSATLTNVLSES, encoded by the coding sequence ATGGCTGACATGACTAAAATGACAAGTATTGAACAGCTAAACTCCGCAGTGGAGGCTACCAAGGATCAACCCTTGCTTCTGTTTAAGCACAGTACACGCTGCCCGATCAGCTCAAATGCTTATCAGGAGATGAACGATTATTTGCATAACAATCCCAATGAACAAGTGAAATATGGCATCATCTATGTTGTGGAAGATCGCTCGGTATCCAATGAAGCAGCTGACAAGCTGGGTGTTAAGCACGAATCTCCACAGGCGATCCTGATCAAAAAGGGAATTCCTGTATGGCATACTTCCCATTCAGATATTACTAGCGCCACACTTACGAATGTTTTGAGTGAGTCCTAA
- a CDS encoding GNAT family N-acetyltransferase: MEHVKEYHIRSILKSGHRITIEGPVQAEEITSLAFHPDLDAFRRPIEQQEALAEIAALPEGRIILAHENETIIGYVTFHYADECERWSEGNMTDLIELGAIEVADDYRSLGIGREMLLTALEDKHMENYIIFTTEYYWHWDLKGSGLNLWDYRKMMEKLMQTIDMTWYATDDPEICSHPANCLMVRIGSHVPITSEEQFDRVRFRHRFMY, from the coding sequence ATGGAACATGTCAAGGAATATCATATCCGGTCCATCCTCAAGTCAGGCCATCGAATTACGATTGAAGGTCCCGTGCAAGCCGAGGAGATAACCAGTCTTGCCTTCCATCCGGATCTGGATGCCTTTCGGCGCCCAATCGAGCAACAAGAAGCATTGGCTGAGATCGCAGCATTGCCAGAAGGGCGAATCATCCTCGCACACGAAAATGAAACGATAATTGGCTATGTAACTTTTCACTATGCGGATGAATGTGAACGCTGGTCCGAGGGCAACATGACTGATCTGATTGAGCTTGGAGCAATTGAGGTTGCGGACGACTACCGCTCGCTTGGCATTGGACGTGAAATGTTGCTTACCGCTCTGGAAGATAAACACATGGAGAACTACATTATTTTCACAACAGAATATTATTGGCATTGGGACCTCAAGGGCAGCGGACTAAACCTATGGGATTATCGCAAAATGATGGAGAAGCTGATGCAGACGATTGACATGACCTGGTATGCAACAGACGACCCCGAAATCTGTTCACATCCTGCGAACTGTTTGATGGTGCGAATCGGAAGTCATGTGCCCATAACATCGGAAGAACAGTTCGATCGTGTGCGCTTCCGCCATCGATTCATGTATTAA
- a CDS encoding type 1 glutamine amidotransferase domain-containing protein, which translates to MRLTGKKVIALVDEEFEDLELWYPVHRVREEGAEVHLAGEKKGKTYIGKYGVPAEAEYSFDELDSSQYDGILVPGGWAPDKLRRYPKVLELVKEMNTDRKPIGQICHAGWVLISAKILDGVTVTSTPGIRDDMENAGAIWKDEAVVVDGHIISARRPPDLPPYGKAFCDALADK; encoded by the coding sequence ATGAGATTAACCGGTAAAAAAGTCATCGCTCTGGTCGATGAAGAATTCGAAGATCTGGAATTGTGGTACCCTGTGCATCGTGTTCGTGAAGAAGGCGCAGAGGTGCATCTGGCTGGAGAGAAAAAAGGAAAAACCTATATTGGCAAATATGGTGTCCCTGCTGAAGCTGAATACAGTTTCGATGAACTCGACAGTTCACAGTATGATGGTATTCTCGTGCCAGGCGGCTGGGCGCCGGACAAGCTGCGTCGTTATCCCAAAGTACTTGAGCTTGTGAAGGAAATGAATACAGACCGGAAACCGATCGGACAAATCTGTCATGCAGGTTGGGTTCTGATCTCCGCCAAAATTCTGGACGGAGTAACGGTAACCTCTACACCAGGCATTCGGGATGACATGGAAAATGCAGGTGCCATCTGGAAAGATGAAGCGGTTGTTGTTGATGGACATATCATCTCAGCGCGTCGTCCACCTGACCTTCCACCTTACGGTAAGGCATTTTGTGATGCACTCGCTGACAAATAA